The window TTGAGGCGGTCGAAAAGATCTTTGGTTCCGTGCAAGAGGTCTTGGACACATTGGCCGAACAGGGGCTGATGAAACTTGTCGATACTTGCCTGCGCACCGTGACAAAGGCACCGCCAGACGATCCAGCCGTCCAGTTCCGGGCGCTCAGCACAGCCTATTTGGAATGGGCCTGCGACAATCCCGAACAGTTCCGGCTGCTGCAATACAGCAAACTCGTCGATATCGAAGGCAACGAGAAGCTCGCGCGTTACGTTCGGTCCATGCACGATGTCATGCTACGTCTGCTGCACAATGCTCAGGAACGTGGGCAGATCGTAAAGTCCGCCGATCCCCATCTGATGCTGCTCACCGGCCGGGCCCTGTTACTCGGGCTGGCGCGGATGGTGATCGACGATAACATGAACGAATGGCATCCGGGAACAACCGCGCGTAAGGCCGCGCAGAGAGCCCTGGACGACTATATGGACGCCATGACCATCGCCAGTGGCTGGACCAACTTCAAATCGCCGACGACAACAGACGCCGCCAGTTAACCCATCCGTTCTGACGCGTAACCACCTGGACTTGCAGGGAAAACCACCGTCTTGTTGCCGTTCTGAAAGACGCGGTGATGGATATGGGCATGAATGGCGCGCGCCAAGACCTGCGCTTCGACATCGCGGCCCAATGTCACGTAATCGGCCGAGGATTGGGCATGGGTGACACGCGCGGTGTCCTGCTCGATGATCGGTCCCTCATCCAGATCAGCCGTGACATAATGCGCCGTCGCGCCGATCAGCTTCACCCCACGCTCGAACGCTTGCTTGTAAGGGTTCGCACCCTTGAAGCTGGGCAGGAAGGAATGGTGGATATTGATGATTCGCCCCGACATCTTTTGGCACAGCGCATCTGACAGGACCTGCATATAGCGCGCCAACACGACCAGATCGGCCCCGGTTTCGTCCACGATTTCCAACAACCGCGCCTCGGCCTGCGGCTTGTTCTGCGGCGTCACCTTGACGTGGAAAAACGGCAGGTCGTGGTTCACGACCACTTTCTGATAGGTCAGGTGATTGCTGACGACGCCGACGATCTCGATCGGCAACGCACCGATCTGCCAGCGATAGAGCAGATCGTTGAGACAATGCCCGAAATTCGACACCATCAGCAGAACGCGCATCTTTACGGTCGGATCATGGATCGCCCAGTCCATCTGCAACGGTTCTGCCACCGCGTCAAAGACCGCGCGCAGACCCTCTGCATCGGCACCTTTCTCTGAACGAAAGCTGACGCGCATGAAGAACATGCCGTTGGCCATATCGTCGAACTGGGACGAATCGGTAATATTACAGCCATGTTCGGCCAGAAAGTTCGAAATCGCAGCGACGATACCGCGACGCGAGGGGCAGGTGACGGTCAGGACAAGTTCGGACATGGCTAGAATTCTCCGGTCATTCATCGCCACCTACCGCGGCCTGCGTCTGCACCTGATGCGTCAGGCGACATTTTCAGACGAAAGGCGACCTCAGATCTGGCGTTCGGGCATCTGCACGACCAGCCCGTCCAACGCATCAGAGACTTTCAACTGGCAGGTAAGGCGAGAGCGCGTGGGATCGGGCTCATAGGCGAAATCCAGCATGTCCTCTTCCATCGGATCCTTGGCCGGCAGCTTTTCGACCCAGGCGGGATCGACATAAACGTGGCAGGTCGAGCAGGCGCAGGCGCCGCCGCAATCTGCCTCGATGCCTGGAATGCCATTGTCGCGCGCGCCCTCCATCACGGTCATGCCGTTGCGGACCTCGACCTCGTGGGGGGTGCCGTTATGCTCGATATAGGTGATCTTGGCCATCGTCTCGTCCTCATTATCGCAGCCGGGATAAGTCATTCGGCCCACATTGAAAAGGGCAGGAAGACCCTGCCCTTTCATCGCTGTCAAAATACGCCGGCCAGCGGGGCAAAGCCCCATATCCGCCGGTGTCAGTCCTCTTGGATGGGCAAGGCGACAAAGCGCGGCTCGCCGGCCCGACGGATCAACAGCAGGATGGACTTGCGGCCTGCATCACGGGCGGTAGAGATCTGGGTTTCCAGATCGGACAAGGCGACCAACGGTTGCTGACCGGCCTCGACGATCACGTCGCCAGCCGCCAGACCCTTTTCGGCGGCAGGGCTGTCAGGCGCGACCTCACGCACAACGAGGCCCTTCATATCGCCAGGCGCACCCAGTTCCGATGCGATCTCGGGTGTCAGCACCGACAGCGACATGCCCATCATGTCGCTATTGCCGTCGTCGGGGTTTCCGGCCGTGACGGAACTGGCCGTGCCCTGCCCTTCGGCCAGCTCGCGCCGGCCTAGCGTGACTTGCATCTCAACGCGCTCGTCATCACGCAAGACGGCGATCTGCACGGGCTCGCCGGCCGGAGAATCGGCCACACGGCGCACCAACTCGCCCGAATCAGCAACAGGACCACCGGCGAATTCGATCACGACGTCGCCAGCTTCAAGCCCGGCATCCTTCGCCGGTCCGTCCATGACCTCGCTGATCATCGCACCACCCGAGGCATCCATGCCCATGGCCTCGGCCATGTCCGGCGTCAGGTCCTGAATACTGACCCCCAGCCAGCCGCGCCGGGTCTCGCCATATTCCTGCAACTGATCGACGACCTTGGTGACCACATTAGAGGCCATCGAAAAACCGATCCCGATCGAGCCGCCGGTGGGCGACAGGATCGCGGTATTCACACCGACGACCCGGCCCTGCATATCGAACAGCGGGCCGCCCGAGTTGCCGCGGTTGATGGCGGCGTCGGTCTGCAGGTAATCGTCGTAGGTGCCCGCCAATTCGCGATTGCGGGCCGAAACGATGCCGGTCGAGGCCGAAAAGCCCTGCCCCAACGGGTTGCCCATCGCCAGCACCCAGTCCCCCATGCGCGCCGTGTCGGAATCGCCGAATTCGACAAAGGGGAAATTCTCGTCGGACATCACCTTCAGCAGGGCGATATCGGTCTTGGGATCGGTGCCGATTACTTCGGCCGGCTTCTTTTCGCCCGAATAAAACTCGATCTCGATCTCATCAGCGCCCTCGATGACGTGATTGTTGGTCACGATGAAACCGTCGGCGGAAATCACAAATCCCGAACCA is drawn from Paracoccus tegillarcae and contains these coding sequences:
- a CDS encoding TetR-like C-terminal domain-containing protein gives rise to the protein MEMLSSHRPALPSLPEIAKHAGQDVEAVEKIFGSVQEVLDTLAEQGLMKLVDTCLRTVTKAPPDDPAVQFRALSTAYLEWACDNPEQFRLLQYSKLVDIEGNEKLARYVRSMHDVMLRLLHNAQERGQIVKSADPHLMLLTGRALLLGLARMVIDDNMNEWHPGTTARKAAQRALDDYMDAMTIASGWTNFKSPTTTDAAS
- the purU gene encoding formyltetrahydrofolate deformylase, which gives rise to MSELVLTVTCPSRRGIVAAISNFLAEHGCNITDSSQFDDMANGMFFMRVSFRSEKGADAEGLRAVFDAVAEPLQMDWAIHDPTVKMRVLLMVSNFGHCLNDLLYRWQIGALPIEIVGVVSNHLTYQKVVVNHDLPFFHVKVTPQNKPQAEARLLEIVDETGADLVVLARYMQVLSDALCQKMSGRIINIHHSFLPSFKGANPYKQAFERGVKLIGATAHYVTADLDEGPIIEQDTARVTHAQSSADYVTLGRDVEAQVLARAIHAHIHHRVFQNGNKTVVFPASPGGYASERMG
- a CDS encoding 2Fe-2S iron-sulfur cluster-binding protein, with the translated sequence MAKITYIEHNGTPHEVEVRNGMTVMEGARDNGIPGIEADCGGACACSTCHVYVDPAWVEKLPAKDPMEEDMLDFAYEPDPTRSRLTCQLKVSDALDGLVVQMPERQI
- a CDS encoding Do family serine endopeptidase — protein: MKPISRNVLTASALALSIGLGVAGAQQAAENEPTDISPEVQQQAQEAANQNQPLQAPATQVMPDSFADLVEQVAPAVVNITTVSVVSQPAFGQGPNFPEGSPFSDLFRDFGIPGIPDSGPEGRRGQQRSNALGSGFVISADGFIVTNNHVIEGADEIEIEFYSGEKKPAEVIGTDPKTDIALLKVMSDENFPFVEFGDSDTARMGDWVLAMGNPLGQGFSASTGIVSARNRELAGTYDDYLQTDAAINRGNSGGPLFDMQGRVVGVNTAILSPTGGSIGIGFSMASNVVTKVVDQLQEYGETRRGWLGVSIQDLTPDMAEAMGMDASGGAMISEVMDGPAKDAGLEAGDVVIEFAGGPVADSGELVRRVADSPAGEPVQIAVLRDDERVEMQVTLGRRELAEGQGTASSVTAGNPDDGNSDMMGMSLSVLTPEIASELGAPGDMKGLVVREVAPDSPAAEKGLAAGDVIVEAGQQPLVALSDLETQISTARDAGRKSILLLIRRAGEPRFVALPIQED